From Spirosoma agri, one genomic window encodes:
- a CDS encoding response regulator transcription factor, with translation MRKIKLALCDDHTLFRVGLATILGQIYDFDLILEAGNGRELIDKISRKMPDVVLLDLQMPVMDGTATADYLRENHPLIKIVVLTMHDEDRMVLHLLEKGVSGYLLKDAEAGEVEKAIRKVMDEGVYLNEFVSKAMLRKMTNKTTVTKPANPFYNSKILLSEREKEVLVLICEGLSTNEISEKIFLSPRTVEGHRLRILEKTGTKNTAGMVAYAFKNSLV, from the coding sequence ATGCGAAAAATTAAACTGGCACTTTGCGACGACCATACGTTATTCCGGGTCGGACTGGCTACAATTCTGGGACAGATTTATGATTTCGACTTGATTCTCGAAGCCGGAAATGGCCGGGAGCTTATCGACAAAATTTCCCGTAAAATGCCCGATGTCGTACTGCTCGATCTGCAAATGCCAGTCATGGACGGGACCGCCACCGCTGACTATCTCCGCGAAAATCATCCATTAATCAAGATTGTTGTACTCACCATGCACGATGAAGATCGGATGGTGCTTCATTTGCTCGAAAAAGGCGTTAGCGGCTATTTGCTCAAGGATGCCGAAGCGGGCGAGGTAGAAAAAGCGATCCGAAAGGTAATGGACGAGGGCGTTTATCTGAACGAATTCGTTTCGAAAGCGATGCTCCGGAAGATGACCAACAAAACGACTGTTACCAAACCAGCAAACCCGTTTTATAACAGTAAAATTCTGCTATCAGAACGCGAGAAAGAAGTATTGGTACTCATTTGCGAAGGGCTGTCCACCAACGAAATCAGCGAGAAAATCTTCCTTAGTCCACGTACCGTCGAAGGTCACCGGCTGCGTATTCTCGAGAAAACGGGCACAAAAAATACGGCGGGTATGGTAGCCTATGCCTTTAAAAACAGCCTCGTTTGA
- a CDS encoding DASH family cryptochrome: MPKRILYWFRNDLRLHDNEGFAQAVATADEVLPVFVFEPRWFDELPELGFRKTGTFRTTFLLEAVADLRKSLQARGADLIIRVGHSAKILAQLAEDSEADAIYASKEVTEDETDTESDLSKRLKPLNIDLDLFWVSTLYHVRDLPFWVSRLPNSFTKFRHEVETYTNVRQLIPTPQTVQPVHSVDAGELPTLAELGFSDEEITQSKQSASSTAIRFTGGETAGLERLQRYIWENELIKTYKETRNGLLGEDYSSKFSAWLALGCLSPRFIYHEISRFEVERVKNDSTYWLIFELMWRDFFRFVGLRYGTRLFKPSGIQQNLAKTWVRDPALFRRWAEGKTGIPFIDANMRELNTTGFMSNRGRQNVASFLAHDLGILWTWGAAYFESLLIDYDPCSNWGNWNYVAGVGNDPRPDRWFNVYSQAKRYDEQGEFVKHWLPELATVPSANVHAVYNLSPSEQAQYGVILGETYPLPVISPDKWITEEKNR, translated from the coding sequence ATGCCTAAACGTATTTTATACTGGTTCCGTAACGATCTGCGCCTGCACGATAATGAAGGATTCGCGCAAGCGGTTGCTACCGCCGATGAGGTGCTGCCGGTCTTTGTTTTCGAACCTCGTTGGTTTGACGAATTGCCGGAACTGGGTTTTCGAAAAACCGGCACATTCCGTACTACGTTCCTGCTTGAGGCCGTAGCTGACCTGCGCAAATCGCTACAAGCCAGAGGAGCTGATCTGATCATACGAGTCGGCCATTCGGCGAAGATTCTGGCTCAACTGGCCGAAGATAGTGAAGCCGACGCTATTTACGCCAGTAAGGAAGTGACAGAGGACGAGACGGATACCGAGTCGGACCTGAGCAAGCGGCTGAAACCGCTCAATATCGATCTTGACCTGTTCTGGGTATCGACGCTGTATCACGTTCGCGATTTGCCGTTCTGGGTTTCGCGGTTACCGAATAGCTTCACCAAGTTTCGTCATGAGGTTGAAACGTACACAAACGTCAGACAACTGATCCCTACGCCCCAGACGGTTCAGCCTGTTCATAGCGTTGATGCCGGAGAGTTGCCCACCCTAGCCGAACTCGGTTTTTCGGACGAGGAGATCACGCAATCAAAGCAGTCAGCCAGTTCGACCGCCATTCGCTTTACCGGCGGAGAAACGGCCGGTCTGGAGCGACTACAGCGATACATCTGGGAAAATGAATTGATCAAAACGTATAAAGAAACCCGTAACGGTCTCCTAGGTGAGGATTATTCGTCCAAATTTTCGGCCTGGCTCGCCTTGGGCTGTTTATCGCCCAGGTTTATCTATCACGAGATCAGTCGATTTGAAGTGGAGCGCGTCAAAAACGACTCGACCTATTGGCTGATATTCGAACTGATGTGGCGCGATTTCTTCCGTTTTGTCGGGCTTCGTTACGGAACTCGGCTCTTTAAGCCCAGCGGCATTCAGCAAAATCTGGCCAAAACCTGGGTTCGTGATCCGGCACTGTTCAGACGATGGGCTGAAGGAAAAACCGGCATTCCATTTATTGATGCCAACATGCGCGAGTTGAACACCACCGGTTTCATGTCCAACCGGGGTCGGCAGAATGTCGCCAGTTTTCTGGCCCATGACCTCGGTATTCTCTGGACATGGGGTGCCGCTTATTTTGAAAGCCTGCTCATCGACTATGATCCTTGCAGCAATTGGGGCAATTGGAACTATGTTGCCGGCGTCGGAAATGATCCCCGTCCCGATCGCTGGTTCAACGTATATAGCCAGGCAAAGCGTTATGACGAGCAGGGTGAATTCGTGAAGCACTGGCTTCCTGAACTGGCAACCGTTCCATCCGCGAACGTACACGCGGTCTACAATTTGTCGCCGAGTGAGCAGGCGCAATACGGTGTGATTCTTGGTGAAACCTACCCTTTACCAGTCATCAGCCCAGACAAATGGATAACAGAAGAAAAAAACCGTTGA
- a CDS encoding SDR family oxidoreductase produces the protein MNLDLTGKTALVGGSTQGIGRASAIELALLGASIVLIARNEETLKTTVADLDTTKGQTHRYLVADFSQPGAVATAIADHLEKFPDVHILINNTGGPAGGPLIDAKPDEFVTTFHNHLLNNQTLVQAVVPAMKRAGYGRIVNIISTSVKQPIPGLGVSNTIRGAVAQWAKTLSLEIAQFGITVNNVLPGYTRTARLDAVLSMRATSSGKTEEEVAKQMESEIPTGRFTTAEEVAAAVAFLCTPAAASINGINVPVDGGKTGSL, from the coding sequence ATGAATCTTGATTTAACCGGAAAAACGGCCCTCGTTGGCGGTAGCACACAGGGAATTGGCCGCGCATCGGCTATCGAACTGGCTTTGCTGGGTGCCTCTATTGTTCTCATTGCCAGAAATGAAGAGACCCTCAAAACGACAGTAGCCGATCTGGATACGACAAAAGGGCAAACCCACCGTTATCTGGTCGCCGATTTTAGCCAGCCGGGAGCCGTTGCTACCGCTATCGCAGATCATTTAGAAAAATTTCCTGACGTTCATATCCTCATCAACAATACGGGCGGTCCGGCGGGTGGTCCCCTGATTGACGCCAAACCGGACGAGTTTGTGACAACCTTTCATAATCATTTACTGAATAACCAGACCCTGGTTCAGGCGGTTGTTCCGGCCATGAAACGAGCGGGTTACGGGCGAATTGTAAACATCATTTCCACATCGGTTAAACAACCCATTCCGGGTCTGGGCGTGTCCAATACGATCCGGGGAGCGGTGGCGCAGTGGGCTAAAACGCTGTCGCTGGAAATTGCCCAGTTTGGTATTACGGTCAATAATGTGTTGCCCGGCTACACGCGTACAGCCCGTCTGGATGCTGTGTTGTCCATGCGCGCAACATCATCGGGCAAAACTGAAGAGGAAGTGGCGAAGCAGATGGAGAGCGAAATCCCGACAGGCCGTTTCACCACCGCCGAAGAGGTCGCGGCTGCGGTAGCCTTTCTGTGTACGCCCGCAGCGGCATCGATCAATGGTATCAATGTACCGGTTGATGGCGGGAAGACGGGAAGTTTGTAA
- a CDS encoding DUF547 domain-containing protein → MTRSTIPVVAIGLIGSMLVELTALTTPDPKISTAPLNSSMLSVPVDHSAYDRLLKKYVNERGLVNYKGFKRDEKELQKYLDLISKNPPTDKWSKNEQMAYWINAYNAYTIQLVLKHYPIASIKDIGSKIQIPFVTTPWASKFFKIGDEEMSLDNIEHSILRKKFNEPRIHFALVCAARSCPRLRTEAYTADKLIAQLDDQGSDFLNNPAKNAITPQKASLSKYFDWYKGDWKENNKSVDYWVNQYSKTKINKDTPISYLDYNWALNEQ, encoded by the coding sequence ATGACACGTTCTACGATTCCGGTAGTGGCAATCGGGCTGATAGGGTCCATGCTGGTAGAATTAACGGCATTGACAACACCCGATCCAAAAATTAGTACAGCCCCCCTTAATTCATCGATGCTGAGTGTGCCGGTCGACCATAGCGCCTATGACCGACTTCTGAAAAAGTACGTAAACGAACGAGGGCTTGTCAATTACAAAGGCTTCAAACGTGACGAGAAAGAGCTGCAAAAGTACCTCGACTTGATCAGTAAGAACCCGCCAACCGACAAATGGAGCAAAAATGAGCAAATGGCGTACTGGATCAACGCGTATAATGCCTATACGATTCAACTGGTCCTGAAACATTATCCAATTGCCAGCATTAAGGACATTGGCTCCAAGATCCAGATTCCCTTCGTCACGACGCCCTGGGCCAGTAAGTTTTTTAAAATTGGTGATGAAGAAATGAGCCTCGATAACATCGAACATAGCATACTCCGCAAGAAATTCAACGAACCACGTATTCACTTTGCGCTGGTGTGTGCCGCCCGGTCGTGTCCCCGGTTACGGACCGAAGCGTATACCGCCGACAAGCTCATTGCTCAACTGGACGACCAGGGAAGTGATTTCCTAAATAACCCGGCTAAAAATGCGATTACTCCCCAAAAGGCCAGTTTGTCTAAATACTTTGACTGGTACAAGGGCGACTGGAAGGAAAACAACAAGTCAGTTGATTACTGGGTCAATCAGTATTCCAAGACCAAAATTAATAAGGATACCCCTATCTCGTACCTGGATTACAACTGGGCGCTCAACGAACAGTAA